The Salmo salar chromosome ssa02, Ssal_v3.1, whole genome shotgun sequence genome segment actgctcttctctgtgtcacggaggctctccgcactgctaaagctaactctctctcctctgctctcatccttctagacctatctgctgcctttgatactgtgaaccatcagatcctcctctccaccctctccgagttgggtatctccggcgcggctcactcttggattgcgttctacctgacaggtcgctcctaccaggtggcgtggcgagaatccgtctccgcaccacgtgctctcaccactggtgtcccccagggctcagttctaggccctctcctattctcgctatacaccaagtcacttgtctctgtcatatcctcacatggtctctcctatcattgctacgcatacaacacacaattaatcttctcctttcccccttctgataaccaggtggcgaatcgcatctctgcatgtctggcagacatatcagtgtggatgacggatcaccacctcaagctgaacctcggcaagacggaactgctcttcctcccggggaaggactgccctttccatgatctcgccatcacggtggacaactccattgtgtcctcctcccagagtgctaagagcctcggtgtgaccctggacaacaccctgtcgttctccgctaacatcaaggcggtgacccgatcctgtaggttcatgctatacaacattcgcagagtacgaccctgcctcacacaggaagcggcgcaggtcctaatccaggcacttgtcatctcccgtctggattactgcaactccctgttggcagggctccctgcctgtgccattaaacccctacaactcatccagaacgccgcagcccatctggtgttcaaccttcccaagttctctcacgccaccccgctcctccgcacactccactggcttccagttgaagctcgcatctgctacaagaccatgatgcttgcctacggagctgtgaggggaacggcacctccgtaccttcaggctctgatcaggccctacacccaaacaagggcactgcgttcatccacctctggcctgctggcccccctacctctgcggaagcacagttcccgctcagcccagtcaaaactgttcgctgccctggcaccccaatggtggaacaagctccctcacgacgccaggacagcggagtcaatcaccaccttccgtagacacctgaaaccccacctctttaaggaatacctggaataggatatagtaatccttctaaccccccctcccaaaaaaaaaaatatatagatgtacttctgtaaagtggttgttccactggatatcataaggtgaatgcgccaatttgtaagtcgctctggataagagcgtctgctaaatgacgtaaatgtaaatgtaaataattggCAAACAGTCTTGCATACAGTATTTTCAACACTGTACATTCTGTTAAGCAAAGTAATCTTGTTTATTACAGTAAGACTGTAGTAGAATACAGATGTGCACAGACACATCCCATGTTTTACTTACTgtcaggggtagaggtggagattgATTTTGTTGTGTGTTGTCACGCACAGGTGATGGGTTCTCATACACAGGTGATGTGTTCTCAGGTGATGGGTTCTCATACACAGGTGATGGGTTCTCATACACAGGTGATGGGTTCTCATATACATGTTGTTGCGAGCCTTTAAGAGATACACAAATAGAGGTGGTTGTATAGTTGCTGTTATCTTGTCTGCATTTGTCTGCATAAGCATTGTTACAGTATTAGGCATCGTCATAGAGGTGTTGTACTATATCATGTAATTTGTATGAATCCATTTCATTTCTTTGTGGAAACTGTACATTTCTCTGGATGAGAGTGACTGCTAAATGACAATTTTAATGTAAATGGATAAAACAAATGTTTGAAAACATGATTCATTATAAGATTGGAGATAAAGCATATGCTTACCTCCTCGATGCATTGGCTCAACATTGCTTCTATATGCAACAATAAATAAACATTACAAGGTATGAGAACATGATATTACAGTGCTTTTAACAGTTTATAGTGAAGTTATAAGATAAGAACATAATATTACAATGTTTTTAAAAGTTTATGGTGCTTTTGAAATATACCCAAGCCCTTTTTTCTGACCAGTTTAGATCAATGTGAAAACAGAGCCCATATTGTCTATTGCCGGCAGTGATAGAAAATACACTTGTTTGAATGAAACGTTTCTTAACTCACCCATTTTTCTTGATGAAATAGACTGCAACACTAACTGCCACTTCCACAACCAGCAACACTATTATCACAATCCCAGTGATGACAACAACAGACAGTCCGTCTGGAGTTAGAGAGCCCTCCGCtgcagagaccagagagacaaccATACAGAGATGAGAGAAAGGCTACACACAGTGAACAAGCAGTACTGCACATTACAGTGCATCTAGGTGACAAttacaacacaacaaacacaacaaaaGGCACTATTTAAAAACAAGTTTGGAATGCAAAACTTCATACGTATAACTTTTCttctactagcactgacttttctGATAATTACTTTGAGAAAaattgtacttactatgactgagatattTGGTTGTCCCACATAGCTACCTTAATGCATTAACTGTAAgtatctctggataagagggtATGCTAAATGACTAGATGTAACTTATCTACTTACTATGTTCATATTGTCTTTAAAACTTCTACTAACTTTACCTTTTACTGACAGTTTATGGACCACAGATGTTTTGTTTCCAGTGACATCATTTGTTGCTGTACAGGAGTACTCCCCACTGTCAGAGTATTCATCCTTCTCTTTAGTGAACTCAGGTGAATGTCCTGGTATCTCTGTCTCATTGTGCATCCAGGTGTAACTAGCAGGCGGGTTGGAGTCAGCAGAGCAGGTCAATGTAAACTTCTGTCCTACTTCTATTTCATTTGGAACCCTGATTTCCATACCATCAGGTCCATCTGTAACACAGAGATCACCAGTTAGTCATAGCTACAAGTTCATTAGTTTGTAATCAGTGTGACGGTGGAGTCATAATGGTTGGTGTAAAGTGTGTGTTCAGTCATTGTTATATTCTTTTCACGTGCATCTGTTGATGGTACAGTTGCTACATTTATCTGGTacatttatcaaatcaaatcaaatgttattggcatgtgtatgcgaccaacaaaatttgatttgatttgatttatcccCAGGCTTATAGGGAAGTACTTACAGATTACATTCACAGTGTCACTGGCATTTTCAGAGCTGACATGGTTGCTGACTCTACACAGGTATTCACCACTGTCTGTTCTCTTCTTTATGGACAGCACTCTCTTATCCTCAGATAAGATGATATTGTCACCAGAAGACACAGGATGACCATCCTTCATCCACTCTCTGGTGATGTTGAAGCCAGCTGCATCACAGGTTAAAGTGACAGAGCCCCCCTCGATGATTGGTGGGTTTGGGGTAATTGTGATAGAAGCACCAGATACTGTTTCTGTGAAGTTAATACAAGATGAGATAATACTAATTATTGTGGTTTGTTAaaaaagaaaaggagaaacaagttAGTTTTATGTTCATGTTacacagtggtagaaaaagtacccaactgtcaaacttgagtaaaagtaaaaataccttaatcgaaaattactcaagtaaaagtgagtcacagtaaaatactacttcagtaaaagtctaaaagtatttggttttaaatatacttaagtatcaaaagtagatgTAATTGCTGAAATATACTAAAAAAAAGTAAAAGTACATCATTTCACCGTCctgatattaagcaaaccagacagcacgattTTGTTGTCATTTTAATTTACGggtagccagggacacactccaataCTCAAAcatatttacaaacaaagcatttgtgtttaatgagtctgccagatcagaggcaatagggatgactagggatgttctcttgataagtgctgcTAAGCATTGGAAATGTAACgcctacttttgggtgtcagggaaaatgtagggaataaaaagtacattactttctttaggaatgtagtggagtaaaattaaaagttctcaaaaatgtaaatagtaaagtacagataccccccaaaaactggctaagtagtactttaaagtattggTACTTAAAAAATGTACACCACTGGTGTGACATTACCATGGACAGGCGCAGAGCTCATCAGCATAGACGGGGCAGTGCGCTCTCAAAGGGTctgtcatgccaaataatgtctcccggccaaatagtgtccccctcTACGTCACAATGGGATTCGCTAAACTATTAGCGTCCGTTGTTATATCAACGGTGGGATGACCTAATGATTAGAATTTTTGAAATCATTACATTCTAAATTACATTCTTTTCATCATTGCTATGCAAACAAGGCTGATTTTCGTGACAATTTCGCTGTTTAAACAAGTTTGGTTTAGCTAATAAAATGAAACAATTAATTCAAACTACTTTTGGGTACCTTGTTAACATTACAACATGAAATCCATGTCTTAAACATTGCTACATTTCAGAAATGGCAAAGAAAACGTGTAATCTGCTTGACACATTAAAGTTACTTACCTTACAGATCACAAAGTCAGCtaatttccactccattcatatgcAAATCCATTTGATTCTtacactggcttgtctggctgtcatgtttttattttaacctgCCCTTCCCTTGTCTACactgaaataatataatttcactAGTCCTCTATTAGGATTTTCTTTTCTGGCATAGCACATTAGTACACCCTTGTGGTTCAATATATTGTAGGTCCTAGGCTACAACAAAGAATAATGTGGAACAAATAAATACCATCAAAGGATACCTTACAATTTACAATAATGAACACCTTGTGAAACATGAAATCCAACCTGAAGTTCTAGCAACAGCCCAGCAACAGAAGCTAGAACTGATCGAATCCCATCAATGACGTAGAGGGGGAAACTATTTGGCAaggggacactatttggcatgacaggtcCTTAGCAAATCTTTTAAAATTAATAGCTGATATGCCCCATCATAAAAGAAAATTAGGCTGTTAGTAGGTTATTTTATCATCTAACTTATTCATAACTTGCGTTACTGCAAACCGCATACAGAGCCTAGTTTGAGCAAAGCGAGAGCTCGCAGCTCATTGATCATGTGTTCTTATAATCCCAGTCATTGTGCAACATTTCTACATACAATCGCGTGTGAAAACCGTTTTACATCATATCCTATTTTGACGCATGTTTAACCTTGCTTCGAAGTAGCCTATAGCCAAAATTTGACCATAGAAATGTTTAGGGAATAATTTTATAACTATACCTCATATATCATTGAAACCAGCATTTCTCTCTTGTGCTATACATTTTTATATCAACTTTATTtcattgtccagaagccaaagtcACAATCCTACActattagaaaaaagggttccaaaagggttcaatggctgtccccataggagaaccctttttggttccaggtagaacccattttgattcaaggtagaacccttttgggttccatgtagaaccttctgtggaaaggtttctacatggaacccaaaagggttctaactggaaccaaaaatggttcttcaaagggttctcctttggggacagccgaagaaccctattAGGTTTTAGATAGCCACTTTTTTTAtaagtcatattagcaaccaattctagttgttgcatctttagatttcCACTCATTCTAAGTTTCTAACAGATATTTGTACCTGTCACATGAAACCACTGGGATCAGCTGCCCtttagaacagtgttttcccgctaattgcatGTTGAAAAATGATGTAGCCTAATACATTGCTTGCTATATTACAGTAGCTGAATGTTCAAAAATGGCCTAAAGTCTCTTGGTTGTGAAACAATGTAGTGGTGCTGTATGAAGTAGACTATTAGTAGTTTGTTAGTTTAACACTACTAATAGTCTACTTCATACAGCACCAATACAACATTAGAATAATTTTCCAGGTAATAATTAGACAATAATATTAAATGAAAACAGATTGTTTAGCCAAGCCTTTTCAATGttcatatttatttttttcaatcaTTATTAGTACTTTTAAACTAACAAACGTACTAAATAAATGAATAATCATTTTGAAGACCCTGGTCCCTCCCAGCAGCAGACAGCAGCCCTGGCAGTTGCCAGTCCCAGGCCAGGGGGCCCCTCAAGGGGGTAGAGTGACAGACAGCTAGTTGTACATTGCTTTATAAAATAAGCAACACCAGCTCAGACCAATTCCAGGATCTAATGAAATAgttttacagttgaagttggaaatttacatacaccttagacaaatacatttaaactcagtttttcagaattcctgacatttaatcatagtaaaaattccctctctTAGATCAGCTatgatcatcactttattttaagaatgtgaaatgtcagaataatagtagtgagaatgatttatttcagattttatttctttcatcacattcccagtgggtcagaagtttacatacactcaattagtattttgtagcattgcctttaaattgtttaacttgggtcaaacgtttcgggtagccttccacaagcttcccacaataagttgggtgaattttgtcccattcctcctgacagagctggtgtaactgagtcaggtttgtaggcctccctgctcgcactggctttttcagttctgcccacaaatttactataggattgaggtcagggctttgtgatggccaatccaataccttgactttgttgtccttaagccattttaacacaactttggaagtatgcttggggtcattgtccatttggaagacccatttgcgaccaagcttcaacatcctgactgatgtcttgagatgttgcttcaatatatccacataatttcccttcctcatgacgccatctattttgtgaagtgcaccagtccctcctgcagcaaagcacccccacaacatgatgctgccacccccgtccttcacggttgggatggtgttctgtggcttgcaagcctccccctttttcctccaaacataacgatggccattatggccaaacagttctaattttgtttcatcagaccagaagacatttctccaaaaagtacgatctttgcccccatgtgcagttgcaaaccttggTCTatattttttatggcggttttggagcagtggcttcttccttgttgagtggcctttcaggttatgttgatataggactcgttttactgtggatatagatagttttgtacccgtttcctctagcatcttcacaaggtcctttgctgttgttctgggattgatttgtactttttgcaccaaagtatgttcatgtctaggagacagaacgtgtctccttcctgagcggtatgatggctgcatcgTCCTttgttgtttatacttgcgtgctattgtttgtacagatgaacgtggtaccttcagttgtttggaaattgctcccaaggatgaaccggacttgtggaggtctccattttttttctgaggttttggctgatttcttttgattttcccatgatgccaagcaaagaggcactgagtttgaaggtaggccttgaaatacacccacaggtacacctccaattgactcaaattatgtcaataagcctatcagaagcttctaaagccatgacatcattttctggaattttccaagctgtttaaaggcatagtcaacttagtgtatgtagacctctgacccactggaatttgttacagtgaattgtaagtgaaataatctgtctgtaaacaattgttggaaaaatgacttgtgtcttgcacaaagtagatgtcctaaccgacttgccaatactgtagtttgttaattaacaagaaatttgtggagtggttaaaaaacgagttttaatgactccaacctaagtgtatgtaaacttccgacttcaactgtatatattgggatgttttacagtgtcaaaaatgttttttctttGGTTTTTGGTACATCATTGTTGAAAAGTTTtttaattgttatttatttatttatttctccaGGATCAGGGGGCCCCTAGGTGTGTGGTCCCTGGGGTGATCACCAGGGTTGGGGTAAATTCAATTTCAGTTCCTgtaaattcaggaagtacacttaATTTCCAATTCCAATTATCTTCTATGGTTTTCaattagtaaaaattgaaattTGAATTGGAGTTTGCTTAACTttttgaattgactggaatttaattGGAATTGAAACCCACGCTGGTCGTACCCATGGCCCTCACACTAGCTCTGCTTCTGACCATGGATCATGTTTGTAGTAGAGTGTCAAGAGATATCCATCAAATAAATTGCACCATCAAAAGACTAGAGTAACTGCATTTCAACAAGCACATTCAGttttttgttttgtattgtttttaTGTATGGAAGTACATTCAATtcacagttgacaactcaacTTTAACATTAAGTGACATCTTTTGGAACTCAGGAGGTACTCACCATAGACATTCAGTGAAGTATTTGACAAATACATCAAATCAGACACTCTTAGGATCACTCTGTATTCTCCATTGTCAGCAATGGTCAGTTTCAAGAGCTCCAGAGATCCAGTGCTATTGTCCAGACTGATCCTGCCAACATATCCCTCTCCGGTCACAGGACCTTCAGAACTGAGAAAGTCAACAATGATGACAGGGGGGTCACCAAAAGTCCAGACGATTGCACTAAGTGTGGTTGGATTGATGGTGGTTTTGAAAAACACATTTCCTCCCAATGTTCCATTCACAGGTCCAGGTGGAAGCACTTCTAGACCAGCACAATATACTGAGGAAACATTAACAGGGCTTGATTATCATGtctccaaaacaaacaaaaaacactgtAACCAGACAGTTTTTATGAGTTCTTAtgcacttttatttaactaggtaagtcagttaagaacaaattcttatttacaataacagcctaggaacagtgccttgttcaggggcagaacaacagatttttaccttgtcagctcagggattcgatctagcaaccttttggataCTGGCctaaggctctaaccactaggctacctgccgcccccaaaattaattataacataattatTTTATCAAGACAATTTTGGAAGTCACTGTGGAAGCCATTGTGCCTAGTAGAATGACTATCTTTTGTGCAAGCAAATATTAAGCAGCATTTGTCACCAACtgaaagggatagttcacccaaattacaaaatgacatattgATTTCTTTACCATGCAAGCCATCTATGGACAAGATCTGACACCAATCCgttaaacatttaattaaatgtgTATGGCCTTAGAGAGGGGCATGAACATCATTGAAACTACGTCTATGAATATTGACAAAGAACCTGCTATTGATTGAAGAACCATTCCTACTGTCACGGGAACAGAGAATAATGTATTACATTAACACAGAAATCATGGTCCTACATTTTCAGAAGGATCAAAAAGGGTTTAGAAATTATAACGTGTTTCACCCCTTGGATTTAAAATTGTCCCTTGTCGGTGCTTTTAGGGCTAACCTATATGTGGCTGTATTTTATTGAGTGCAGCAGATAAGGTCTCACCTGAGAGTATTGCCATGGTAAGAAAGACGACTACAGATGCCACCATCTCTTCTGATGTAACAAATGTCTGTGATTCAGACTACTTCTGTACCTAGAAATAAGTATTGCATAAGAGACAGGGCTTCAATAAAAGTGGTCTACAGTAACATCAAAACCTGATATGAGGAAGGAATATTGAGATAAAGGGTTTTGATGAGTTATATCGCTGCATGAAGGAACAAATGACCAAACTCCACTTTCAGAATACTACAATCCACCTCCACTAAGACTAATAAGGAAGCTTTGTGGGGTTTTACATTCACTGAGCCTGTTGCCCTCTATTGTTTTGCAGGCTTTGACTGATAAAGATAGTAGACTTTGGTCTTTAGGTATTTTCTGATAAtagattatatattatatataatatactccTTCTCAAACACTGACATCACTGTAGGATCACTTAGAACCAACACCCAGCTTTGTAGGaatgttagttgaggtaatatgtacatctaggtagagttattaaagtgactatgcatagacgataacaacagagagtagcagcggtgtaaaagagggggagtggggggggaggggcaatgcaactagtctgggtagccatttgattaggtgttcaggagtcgtacggcctgggggtagaagctatttagaagcctCTGGACCtatacttggtgctccggtaccgcttgccgtgcggtagcaaagagaacagtctatcactagggtggctggagtctttgacaatttttagggccttcctctgacaccgcctggtatagaggtcctggatggcaggaagcttggccccagtgacgtatTGAGCCATTCACACAacgctctgtagtgccttgcagtcggaggccgagcagttgccataccaggcagtgatgcaaccagtcaggatgctctcgatggtgcagctgtagaaccttttgaagatctgaggacccatgccaaatcttttcagtctcctgagggggaataggttttgtcgtgccctcttcacgactgtcacgACTGTCtagactaacagggatgtaaaacaaatgtgtacacaaaatttgaaagaaatacattttttatgcaaatagaacatttctgtgatcttttatttcagctcatgaaacatgggaccaacaccttacatgttgcatttatatatttttgttgagtatacatggtttagtttagtttattaggatccccattagctactgcacatgcaTAGCCATTAAAGCTTATTACTGCATGTCATAAAAACAAAGCTAACCAAATTAATTTAGCTAAGTCGACCTGGTAGGCCCATAACCTGCATAAACATGCAATAACCTGATGCTAGTCTATTGTTAAACCTTTGCAGCAGAAGGTTCATTTAAAAGATCAGCGTTACCTAGAACTTAGCCAGGTCAACATTGGAAAACAAAAAAACGGACAACAAATATGAACAATGATAATCAGAATTACGACTAACTTACCAGAAAAAAGTACGATTAGACTCTTGAATGACGATTAGTACAGTTAAATACTAAACATGCCGGCATGGTGACTGGCTttgtaaaataaaacaaaaattagCACAAAGTTAAGTGTGAGCAAATTCCCTATCTAGTCTAGTTATCATCAAACCATGGTATTTGAATATGTATTcaatgtgtcacaccctgatctgtttttcacctgtccttgtgattgtctccacccccctcaaggtgtcgcccatcttccccattatcccctgtgtatatatacctgctttctctgtttgtccgttgccagtttgtcttgttttgtcaagtcaaccagcgttttttcagctcctgcttttccccagtctctcatTTTCTTGCccccctggttttgacccttgcctgtcctgtctctgagcccgcctgcccgactactctgcctgtcctgaccccacctgccgtcctgtacctttgccccaccactggattaccaacctctgcctgacctgaccctgagcctgcctgacgtcctgtacctttgcccctctactctggattatcgacccctgcctgccttgacctgtcgttacCGGCCCCTGTTGctataataaacattgttacttcgacagtctgcatctgggtcttaccttggttCCTGATACAATGATAATTGTAGCCTCGTAGTCTGCCGGCCCGTGATTGGTCTGTGTCAGTGATTGGTCTGTGTCAGCACGTGGTCCTGTGTGATGACAAATATAGTCATCAGAATGGATCACAATTTAATTAAATATCTTGATTTGAACTTTAAAATAATTCAGCGCGGGGATCGAATTTGATAATAATAAAGTAATTTTAGAGCCCAAAACGGCCTTCCAAAAAGTTGTTTGGCCGTCTGACAATCGTGATTTACATAGTCTTTCTGGGGAAGACCGTGGCTTTTGTCATCGCTAGGATGCTACGCAGTAGCCAACCTGCAGAGCTCGTGACTGCGCTCCAGACCAGACACTGGGGGCCTGGGTTGGACACATTACAGCTAAATGGCCCCTGGTCATACCGGGTCACTTTGACTATGGTGAGAGTGCTGTTGCCATCACCAAGCTGAACTCCATCAATGGCTGTGACCTCAGAGCTGCCATTCAGCCAGCGGTAAGTCAAGGAGGAgccagaggaggagcaggacagacTGCCAGAGCTGTCAACGAAGTTATAGAGGTAGAAATAGGGTTCGCGGATACTAATTTATGGATGGAGTGGATCCAATATACAGCAAGGTCTATGGCTAAGAAAGAAGGTTATGCCTGTGGAGCAGCCAAACCCCGATTAACGACTACACCATTCCCACTTGATGCAACTAATTCACCTAGAGGGGTAGCGTGTATGGTAAATCTTTTCATGAAAGCAGGAAAGCCTGACAATGATAGCTGTACTGATCTACATTATTTGTATCCCCATGTGCCTAGTAGATCTAGGTTTCCCCCCTTCGTAGTGGCAGGAGGAGGCAATTACGGTTTGGCCCGGTACAATACTCATGGGAGAGACTTGGGGGAGGTGGCCAGATGTAACAGGACTGAAAATGTCACTACTGATGAGACTATGAGGGATCTGACAGGGTGGTTGAGATCCGAGGACTTCAGTAAGATTGAGAAGCCAAGAGCTGATGTTTGGTGGTTGTGTGGGGGAGTGAAACTGTGGCCGAATTTACCTATGAATTGGACAGGTATTTGAGCATTGGTACAGTTAGGCTTGCCCTTCACCCTTATTCAACACAAAGACCTAGAGCAaggcagaagagagaggaggagtgctcCGTCAGGGTCCTTCGACGATAGAGTATAC includes the following:
- the LOC106578911 gene encoding carcinoembryonic antigen-related cell adhesion molecule 1 isoform X1; protein product: MVASVVVFLTMAILSVYCAGLEVLPPGPVNGTLGGNVFFKTTINPTTLSAIVWTFGDPPVIIVDFLSSEGPVTGEGYVGRISLDNSTGSLELLKLTIADNGEYRVILRVSDLMYLSNTSLNVYETVSGASITITPNPPIIEGGSVTLTCDAAGFNITREWMKDGHPVSSGDNIILSEDKRVLSIKKRTDSGEYLCRVSNHVSSENASDTVNVIYGPDGMEIRVPNEIEVGQKFTLTCSADSNPPASYTWMHNETEIPGHSPEFTKEKDEYSDSGEYSCTATNDVTGNKTSVVHKLSVKAEGSLTPDGLSVVVITGIVIIVLLVVEVAVSVAVYFIKKNGSNVEPMHRGGSQQHVYENPSPVYENPSPVYENPSPENTSPVYENPSPVRDNTQQNQSPPLPLTDFKSTYDTRIMQ
- the LOC106578911 gene encoding carcinoembryonic antigen-related cell adhesion molecule 1 isoform X2, whose amino-acid sequence is MVASVVVFLTMAILSVYCAGLEVLPPGPVNGTLGGNVFFKTTINPTTLSAIVWTFGDPPVIIVDFLSSEGPVTGEGYVGRISLDNSTGSLELLKLTIADNGEYRVILRVSDLMYLSNTSLNVYETVSGASITITPNPPIIEGGSVTLTCDAAGFNITREWMKDGHPVSSGDNIILSEDKRVLSIKKRTDSGEYLCRVSNHVSSENASDTVNVIYGPDGMEIRVPNEIEVGQKFTLTCSADSNPPASYTWMHNETEIPGHSPEFTKEKDEYSDSGEYSCTATNDVTGNKTSVVHKLSVKAEGSLTPDGLSVVVITGIVIIVLLVVEVAVSVAVYFIKKNGSNVEPMHRGGSQQHVYENPSPVYENPSPVYENPSPENTSPVYENPSPVRDNTQQNQSPPLPLTDFKSTYDTRIM
- the LOC106578911 gene encoding carcinoembryonic antigen-related cell adhesion molecule 1 isoform X3; this encodes MYLSNTSLNVYETVSGASITITPNPPIIEGGSVTLTCDAAGFNITREWMKDGHPVSSGDNIILSEDKRVLSIKKRTDSGEYLCRVSNHVSSENASDTVNVIYGPDGMEIRVPNEIEVGQKFTLTCSADSNPPASYTWMHNETEIPGHSPEFTKEKDEYSDSGEYSCTATNDVTGNKTSVVHKLSVKAEGSLTPDGLSVVVITGIVIIVLLVVEVAVSVAVYFIKKNGSNVEPMHRGGSQQHVYENPSPVYENPSPVYENPSPENTSPVYENPSPVRDNTQQNQSPPLPLTDFKSTYDTRIMQ